Proteins from one Algicella marina genomic window:
- a CDS encoding lysophospholipid acyltransferase family protein, whose product MPVETPPPMRWDGAPQPSFPQPTPLQQAAIIPRATALLLGTFLLTPFVLLFRQLERIIPGKTSTRIIRLWARLNLWLCGLRLTRIGTPMRGEGAFVANHIGWPDIFTMLAATETYFVSKAEVRGWPLVGPFSQVVRPVYIERRRTAAKAQEDQLRERLAMGHRLCFFPEGTSTDGQRVLPFKSSLFSVFFHEDMAHAHIQPVTLTYHPRQGLPASFYGWWGERGLGEHLKAVFALSWRGEVRATFHEPIAIADHVNRKSLATASGEAVRAELERIFMAEAPERTAQG is encoded by the coding sequence ATGCCGGTTGAAACGCCGCCCCCGATGCGCTGGGACGGTGCGCCGCAGCCCAGTTTTCCGCAGCCGACACCGCTCCAGCAGGCCGCCATCATTCCCCGTGCCACCGCGCTCCTGCTCGGTACCTTCCTGCTGACACCCTTCGTCCTGTTGTTCCGCCAACTGGAACGGATAATTCCGGGTAAGACTTCAACCCGCATAATCCGGCTCTGGGCGCGGCTGAACCTCTGGCTTTGCGGCCTGCGCCTCACCCGCATCGGCACGCCGATGCGGGGGGAGGGTGCCTTCGTCGCCAATCACATCGGCTGGCCCGACATCTTCACCATGCTCGCGGCCACGGAAACCTACTTTGTCTCCAAGGCCGAAGTTCGCGGCTGGCCGCTCGTCGGTCCCTTCAGCCAGGTCGTCCGCCCCGTCTACATCGAGCGTCGGCGCACCGCCGCCAAGGCTCAGGAAGACCAGTTGCGAGAGCGTCTGGCCATGGGGCATCGCCTGTGTTTCTTTCCCGAAGGCACCAGCACCGACGGCCAACGCGTGCTACCGTTCAAATCCAGCCTGTTCTCGGTGTTCTTCCACGAGGATATGGCCCACGCGCACATCCAGCCCGTCACCCTCACCTACCACCCCCGGCAGGGGCTGCCTGCATCCTTCTATGGCTGGTGGGGGGAGCGTGGGTTGGGCGAGCACCTGAAGGCGGTCTTCGCGCTGTCATGGCGCGGCGAAGTCCGCGCCACCTTCCATGAACCCATCGCCATCGCCGATCATGTCAACCGCAAGAGCCTCGCCACCGCGAGCGGCGAGGCGGTCAGGGCCGAACTGGAACGCATTTTCATGGCAGAGGCGCCGGAGCGCACCGCTCAGGGCTGA
- a CDS encoding GNAT family N-acetyltransferase gives MEYDSSRFSVRLAETETELRAAQRLRYRVFVEEMGAKAAEADHAARLERDSYDDIFDHLILSDRQIEDPLDRVVGAYRLLPDVRARETRGFYGAGEFDLSPILALGRRSVELGRSCVAPEHRGGVAMHLLWNALAEYVLSREIEIMFGVASFHGTDASAIAPALSLLHTKHLAPPDLRVRALTENAIPMDVLPESEIDARMAMRQIPNLIKAYLRLGGFVGEGAFVDHDFNTIDVCLLMDTTRMTSRYRDYYTRNAG, from the coding sequence ATGGAGTATGACAGCAGCCGTTTTAGCGTTCGGCTGGCCGAAACCGAGACGGAACTGCGCGCCGCCCAGCGGCTGCGCTATCGCGTGTTTGTGGAGGAAATGGGCGCAAAGGCGGCCGAGGCCGACCACGCCGCCCGGTTGGAACGCGACAGCTACGACGATATCTTCGACCACCTGATCCTCAGCGACCGCCAGATCGAGGATCCGCTGGATCGGGTCGTCGGTGCCTACCGTCTCCTGCCGGACGTCCGCGCCCGCGAAACCCGCGGCTTCTACGGGGCAGGGGAGTTCGACCTCTCGCCCATCCTCGCCCTCGGTCGCCGTTCGGTGGAACTCGGCCGTTCCTGCGTGGCGCCCGAGCATCGCGGCGGGGTTGCCATGCACCTGCTCTGGAACGCCCTCGCCGAATACGTGCTGTCCCGCGAGATAGAGATCATGTTCGGCGTCGCCTCCTTCCACGGCACCGACGCCAGCGCCATCGCTCCGGCGCTGTCTCTCCTGCACACCAAGCACCTCGCTCCGCCCGACCTCCGCGTCCGGGCGCTGACCGAAAACGCAATCCCGATGGATGTGCTGCCCGAGAGCGAGATTGACGCCCGCATGGCCATGCGCCAGATCCCCAACCTCATTAAGGCTTATCTCCGCCTTGGTGGCTTCGTCGGGGAGGGCGCCTTCGTTGACCATGATTTCAACACCATCGACGTCTGCCTGCTGATGGACACCACCCGGATGACCAGCCGCTACCGCGACTACTACACCCGCAATGCCGGTTGA